A single window of Diaphorobacter sp. HDW4A DNA harbors:
- the aph(3'')-Ib gene encoding aminoglycoside O-phosphotransferase APH(3'')-Ib produces MNRTNIFFGESHSDWLPVRGGESGDFVFRRGDGHAFAKIAPASRRGELAGERDRLIWLKGRGVACPEVINWQEEQEGACLVITAIPGVPAADLSGADLLKAWPSMGQQLGAVHSLSVDQCPFERRLSRMFGRAVDVVSRNAVNPDFLPDEDKSTPQLDLLARVERELPVRLDQERTDMVVCHGDPCMPNFMVDPKTLQCTGLIDLGRLGTADRYADLALMIANAEENWAAPDEAERAFAVLFNVLGIEAPDRERLAFYLRLDPLTWG; encoded by the coding sequence TTGAATCGAACTAATATTTTTTTTGGTGAATCGCATTCTGACTGGTTGCCTGTCAGAGGCGGAGAATCTGGTGATTTTGTTTTTCGACGTGGTGACGGGCATGCCTTCGCGAAAATCGCACCTGCTTCCCGCCGCGGTGAGCTCGCTGGAGAGCGTGACCGCCTCATTTGGCTCAAAGGTCGAGGTGTGGCTTGCCCCGAGGTCATCAACTGGCAGGAGGAACAGGAGGGTGCATGCTTGGTGATAACGGCAATTCCGGGAGTACCGGCGGCTGATCTGTCTGGAGCGGATTTGCTCAAAGCGTGGCCGTCAATGGGGCAGCAACTTGGCGCTGTTCACAGCCTATCGGTTGATCAATGTCCGTTTGAGCGCAGGCTGTCGCGAATGTTCGGACGCGCCGTTGATGTGGTGTCCCGCAATGCCGTCAATCCCGACTTCTTACCGGACGAGGACAAGAGTACGCCGCAGCTCGATCTTTTGGCTCGTGTCGAACGAGAGCTACCGGTGCGGCTCGACCAAGAGCGCACCGATATGGTTGTTTGCCATGGTGATCCCTGCATGCCGAACTTCATGGTGGACCCTAAAACTCTTCAATGCACGGGTCTGATCGACCTTGGGCGGCTCGGAACAGCAGATCGCTATGCCGATTTGGCACTCATGATTGCTAACGCCGAAGAGAACTGGGCAGCGCCAGATGAAGCAGAGCGCGCCTTCGCTGTCCTATTCAATGTATTGGGGATCGAAGCCCCCGACCGCGAACGCCTTGCCTTCTATCTGCGATTGGACCCTCTGACTTGGGGTTGA
- a CDS encoding recombinase family protein yields the protein MLIGYARVSKADGSQSLDLQHDTLRAAGVERDNIYDDLASGGRDDRPGLTACLKSLRDGDVLVVWKLDRLGRSLAHLVNTVKELSDRKIGLRVLTGKGAQIDTTTASGRMVFGIFATLAEFERDLIRERTMAGLASARARGRKGGRKFALTKAQVRLAQAAMAQRDTSVSDLCKELGIERVTLYRYVGPKGELRDHGKHVLGLTSQLVSFRKLSHLRASSEN from the coding sequence ATGCTGATCGGATATGCCCGCGTCTCCAAAGCCGATGGCTCGCAGTCTCTCGACCTGCAGCACGACACCTTGCGCGCCGCAGGTGTCGAACGGGACAATATCTATGATGATCTTGCTTCCGGCGGTCGTGATGATCGCCCTGGCTTGACTGCCTGCCTCAAGTCATTGCGTGACGGCGATGTGCTGGTGGTCTGGAAGCTCGATCGCCTCGGACGATCGCTTGCCCATCTGGTCAACACGGTGAAGGAGCTGTCAGACCGCAAGATCGGCCTGCGGGTTCTGACTGGAAAGGGCGCTCAGATCGACACCACGACTGCGTCCGGTCGCATGGTGTTCGGAATCTTCGCCACCTTGGCCGAGTTCGAGCGGGATCTGATCCGAGAGCGCACCATGGCGGGTCTCGCCTCCGCGAGAGCGCGCGGTCGCAAGGGCGGACGAAAATTCGCGCTCACCAAAGCTCAGGTGCGTCTCGCGCAAGCCGCCATGGCCCAGCGCGATACTTCAGTTTCCGATCTCTGCAAGGAACTCGGCATCGAGCGCGTCACTCTCTACCGATATGTCGGTCCCAAAGGCGAGCTCAGAGACCATGGAAAGCATGTTCTCGGACTTACGTCGCAACTCGTTTCTTTTCGCAAGTTGAGCCACCTCCGCGCTTCATCAGAAAACTGA
- a CDS encoding Tn3 family transposase, whose protein sequence is MPRRVTLTDRQKDALLRLPTSQTDLLKHYTLSDEDLGHIRLRRRAHNRFGFALQLCVLRYPGRVLAPGELIPAEVIEFIGAQLGLGADDLVDYAAREETRHEHLAELRGLYGFRTFSGRGASELKEWLFREAEMAVSNEDIARRFVAECRRTRTVLPATSTIERLCAAALVDAERRIETRIAIRLPMSIREQLLALLEETADDRVTRFVWLRQFEPGSNSSSANRLLDRLEYLQRVDLPEDLLAGVPAHRVTRLRRQGERYYADGMRDLPEDRRLAILAVCVSEWQAMLADAVVETHDRIVGRLYRASERICHAKVADEAGVVRDTLKSFAEIGGALVDAQDDGQPLGDVIASGSGWDGFKTLVAMATRLTATMADDPLNHVLDGYHRFRRYAPRMLRLLDLRAAPVALPLLEAVTALRTGLNDAAMTSFLRPSSKWHRHLRAQRAGDARLWEIAVLFHLRDAFRSGDVWLTRSRRYGDLKHALVPAQAIAEGGRLAVPLRPEEWLADRQARLDMRLRELGRAARAGTIPGGSIENGVLHIEKLEAAAPTGAEDLVLDLYKQIPPTRITDLLLEVDAATGFTEAFTHLRTGAPCADRIGLMNVILAEGINLGLRKMADATNTHTFWELIRIGRWHVEGEAYDRALAMVVEAQAALPMARFWGMGTSASSDGQFFVATEQGEAMNLVNAKYGNTPGLKAYSHVSDQYAPFATQVIPATASEAPYILDGLLMNDAGRHIREQFTDTGGFTDHVFAACAILGYRFAPRIRDLPSKRLYAFNPSAAPAHLRALIGGKVNQAMIERNWPDTLRIAATIAAGTVAPSQILRKLASYPRQNELATALREVGRVERTLFMIDWILDAELQRRAQIGLNKGEAHHALKRAISFHRRGEIRDRSAEGQHYRIAGMNLLAAIIIFWNTMKLGEVVANQKRDGKLLSPDLLAHVSPLGWEHINLTGEYRWPKP, encoded by the coding sequence ATGCCGCGTCGCGTCACTCTAACCGATCGGCAGAAAGACGCGCTGTTGCGCTTGCCGACTTCACAGACGGATTTGCTCAAGCACTATACGCTGAGTGATGAAGACCTTGGGCATATCAGGCTGCGTCGGCGCGCTCACAACAGGTTCGGCTTCGCCCTGCAATTGTGTGTCCTGCGCTATCCCGGCCGGGTGCTGGCTCCAGGCGAACTGATCCCTGCAGAGGTCATCGAATTTATCGGAGCGCAGCTTGGCCTGGGTGCCGACGATCTCGTAGACTATGCTGCCCGCGAGGAAACACGGCACGAGCATCTTGCCGAGTTACGGGGGCTCTACGGCTTCCGCACCTTCTCCGGACGTGGTGCGAGCGAGCTGAAGGAATGGTTGTTCCGAGAAGCCGAGATGGCGGTGTCGAACGAGGATATCGCCCGTCGCTTCGTAGCCGAGTGCCGACGCACCCGCACTGTCCTTCCCGCGACATCCACGATCGAGCGGCTTTGTGCCGCGGCTCTCGTCGATGCCGAGCGACGCATCGAGACGAGGATCGCCATTCGTCTGCCTATGTCGATCCGAGAACAGTTGCTGGCATTGCTCGAGGAGACGGCTGATGATCGGGTGACCCGTTTTGTGTGGCTGCGCCAGTTCGAGCCTGGCTCGAACTCTTCGTCGGCCAACCGGCTGCTCGACCGGCTCGAATATCTGCAACGCGTCGATCTCCCCGAGGATCTGCTTGCCGGCGTTCCTGCCCATCGGGTGACTCGTCTGCGCAGGCAGGGTGAACGGTATTATGCCGACGGCATGCGCGATCTCCCGGAGGACAGGCGGCTTGCGATCTTGGCTGTTTGCGTCTCGGAATGGCAGGCGATGTTGGCCGACGCAGTGGTCGAAACCCACGACCGGATCGTCGGCCGTCTCTACCGTGCTTCGGAGCGTATTTGCCATGCAAAGGTCGCAGACGAAGCGGGGGTGGTGCGTGACACCCTGAAATCCTTCGCCGAGATCGGGGGCGCCCTGGTCGATGCACAGGATGATGGCCAGCCGCTGGGCGACGTCATCGCGAGCGGATCAGGGTGGGACGGCTTCAAAACCCTTGTTGCAATGGCAACCAGGCTCACCGCCACCATGGCCGACGATCCGCTCAACCATGTGCTCGACGGTTATCACCGCTTCCGCCGATACGCTCCACGCATGTTGCGCCTGCTCGATCTGCGAGCTGCGCCCGTTGCACTGCCGCTTCTGGAAGCGGTGACGGCCCTTCGTACCGGTTTGAACGATGCCGCGATGACCAGCTTCTTGCGGCCCAGCTCGAAATGGCATCGCCACCTTCGGGCCCAGAGGGCTGGCGACGCTCGCCTATGGGAGATCGCGGTGCTGTTCCATCTGCGCGATGCGTTCCGCTCCGGAGATGTCTGGCTTACTAGGTCCCGGCGCTATGGCGATCTGAAACACGCACTCGTTCCGGCACAAGCCATCGCGGAAGGCGGTCGTCTCGCTGTGCCATTGCGGCCGGAGGAATGGCTGGCAGACCGGCAAGCTCGCCTCGACATGCGGTTGCGCGAGCTTGGCCGTGCCGCTCGCGCAGGCACGATCCCGGGCGGGTCGATTGAAAACGGCGTTCTGCATATCGAGAAACTCGAAGCCGCCGCGCCGACAGGCGCCGAAGATCTGGTGCTCGATCTCTACAAGCAGATCCCGCCCACGCGCATCACCGATCTCCTGCTGGAGGTGGATGCGGCGACCGGCTTCACCGAAGCGTTCACCCATCTGCGCACAGGAGCACCCTGCGCTGACCGGATCGGGCTAATGAACGTTATCTTGGCGGAAGGGATCAACCTCGGCTTGCGCAAAATGGCGGATGCGACAAACACCCACACCTTCTGGGAATTGATCCGCATTGGACGGTGGCATGTCGAGGGCGAAGCCTATGACCGGGCGCTGGCCATGGTGGTCGAGGCACAGGCAGCGTTACCCATGGCCCGGTTCTGGGGCATGGGCACGTCGGCTTCGAGCGACGGACAGTTCTTCGTCGCTACAGAGCAAGGTGAGGCCATGAACCTGGTCAACGCGAAATATGGCAATACCCCGGGCCTGAAAGCCTATAGCCACGTCTCCGACCAATATGCGCCGTTCGCAACCCAGGTGATTCCTGCAACGGCAAGCGAAGCGCCTTACATCCTCGATGGCCTGCTGATGAACGATGCTGGACGCCATATCCGCGAGCAGTTCACCGACACGGGCGGCTTCACCGATCACGTCTTTGCCGCATGTGCCATTCTCGGCTACCGGTTCGCTCCGCGCATCCGCGACCTGCCATCCAAACGGCTCTACGCGTTCAATCCGTCGGCCGCCCCGGCGCACCTGCGAGCGTTGATCGGCGGAAAGGTCAACCAAGCCATGATCGAGCGCAATTGGCCCGACACCCTGCGCATCGCCGCCACCATTGCTGCCGGGACCGTCGCGCCAAGCCAGATTCTGCGGAAACTCGCCTCCTATCCGCGGCAGAACGAGCTCGCGACAGCCCTGCGGGAAGTCGGTCGCGTCGAGCGCACCCTGTTCATGATCGACTGGATTCTGGATGCCGAACTCCAACGGCGTGCCCAGATCGGGCTCAACAAAGGCGAAGCTCATCATGCGCTGAAGCGGGCAATCAGCTTCCACCGCCGCGGTGAAATCCGCGACCGTTCCGCCGAAGGCCAGCATTACCGCATCGCCGGCATGAATCTGCTCGCCGCCATCATCATCTTCTGGAACACCATGAAGCTCGGCGAGGTCGTTGCAAACCAGAAACGCGATGGAAAGCTGCTATCGCCCGATCTCTTGGCCCATGTTTCGCCGCTCGGATGGGAACACATCAATCTCACCGGAGAATATCGCTGGCCAAAGCCTTAG
- a CDS encoding chloramphenicol/florfenicol efflux MFS transporter FloR2, which translates to MTTTRPAWAYTLPAALLLMAPFDILASLAMDIYLPVVPAMPGVLNTTPSIIQLTLSLYMVMLGVGQVIFGPLSDRVGRRPILLVGATAFVAASLGAACSSTALAFVAFRLVQAVGASAMLVATFATVRDVYANRPEGAVIYGLFSSMLAFVPALGPIAGALIGEFWGWQAIFITLAALASLALLNASFRWHETRPLDQARTQRSVLPIFASPAFWVYTVGFSAGMGTFFVFFSTAPRVLIGQAGYSEIGFSLAFATVALVMVTTTRFAKSFVAKWGIAGCVARGMALLVSGAILLGIGQLFGSPSFFSFILPMWVVAVGIVFTVSVTANGALAQFDDIAGSAVAFYFCIQSLIVSIVGTLAVTLLNGDTAWPVICYATAMAVLVSLGLALLRSRDAATEKSPVV; encoded by the coding sequence ATGACCACCACACGCCCCGCGTGGGCCTATACGCTGCCGGCAGCCTTGCTGCTTATGGCTCCCTTCGACATCCTCGCCTCGCTGGCGATGGATATTTATCTTCCAGTCGTTCCGGCGATGCCGGGCGTCCTGAACACGACTCCATCCATAATCCAACTCACGTTGAGCCTCTACATGGTGATGCTCGGTGTGGGCCAAGTGATCTTTGGGCCACTCTCCGATCGCGTCGGGCGACGGCCGATCCTGCTTGTAGGCGCAACGGCTTTCGTTGCTGCGTCTCTGGGAGCGGCTTGTTCTTCAACTGCATTAGCCTTTGTTGCGTTTCGTCTGGTTCAGGCTGTTGGAGCATCGGCCATGCTGGTGGCCACCTTCGCGACCGTGCGCGACGTATATGCCAATCGTCCCGAAGGTGCCGTCATCTACGGCCTTTTCAGTTCGATGCTGGCGTTCGTGCCTGCGCTCGGCCCTATAGCCGGTGCGCTGATCGGCGAGTTTTGGGGATGGCAGGCGATCTTCATCACACTGGCTGCACTGGCTTCGCTCGCACTCTTAAACGCCAGTTTCAGGTGGCATGAAACCCGACCGTTGGATCAGGCCAGAACGCAACGATCTGTTTTGCCGATCTTCGCGAGTCCGGCCTTTTGGGTTTACACGGTCGGATTTAGTGCCGGCATGGGCACATTCTTCGTTTTCTTCTCGACAGCCCCCCGTGTTCTCATAGGCCAAGCCGGCTATTCCGAGATCGGATTTAGCTTGGCCTTCGCGACTGTCGCGCTGGTCATGGTCACGACAACCCGCTTCGCAAAGTCCTTCGTTGCCAAATGGGGTATCGCGGGATGCGTAGCGCGCGGGATGGCGTTGCTCGTTTCCGGCGCGATCCTGTTGGGGATCGGCCAACTTTTCGGATCGCCGTCATTTTTCAGCTTCATCCTGCCGATGTGGGTTGTCGCGGTCGGCATTGTCTTCACGGTGTCCGTTACCGCCAACGGCGCACTTGCGCAGTTCGACGACATCGCTGGATCAGCGGTTGCGTTCTACTTCTGCATCCAAAGCCTGATAGTCAGTATCGTCGGGACATTGGCGGTGACGCTGTTAAACGGCGATACAGCGTGGCCCGTGATTTGTTACGCCACGGCAATGGCAGTGCTGGTGTCGTTGGGGCTGGCGCTCCTTCGATCCCGTGATGCTGCCACCGAGAAGTCGCCAGTCGTCTAG
- the folP gene encoding dihydropteroate synthase, which produces MLRSRVTVFGILNLTEDSFFDESRRLDPAGAVTAAIEMLRVGSDVVDVGPAASHPDARPVSPADEIRRIAPLLDALSDQMHRVSIDSFQPETQRYALKRGVGYLNDIQGFPDPALYPDIAEADCRLVVMHSAQRDGIATRTGHLRPEDALDEIVRFFEARVSALRRSGVAADRLILDPGMDRRLVHGETADLAPTGFGQQVREAMDQRREHHIEQRDATRNRDGRIFYRRNLLATLREREVARAGAEMAEGKALPFRAAKDGESVSGKFTGTVQLTSGKFAIVEKSHEFTLVPWRPIIDRQLGREVAGIMQGGSVSWQLGRQRGLGL; this is translated from the coding sequence ATGTTACGCAGCAGGGTGACGGTGTTCGGCATTCTGAATCTCACCGAGGACTCCTTCTTCGATGAGAGCCGGCGGCTAGACCCCGCCGGCGCTGTCACCGCGGCGATCGAAATGCTGCGAGTCGGATCAGACGTCGTGGATGTCGGACCGGCCGCCAGCCATCCGGACGCGAGGCCTGTATCGCCGGCCGATGAGATCAGACGTATTGCGCCGCTCTTAGACGCCCTGTCCGATCAGATGCACCGTGTTTCAATCGACAGCTTCCAACCGGAAACCCAGCGCTATGCGCTCAAGCGCGGCGTGGGCTACCTGAACGATATCCAAGGATTTCCTGACCCTGCGCTCTATCCCGATATTGCTGAGGCGGACTGCAGGCTGGTGGTTATGCACTCAGCGCAGCGGGATGGCATCGCCACCCGCACCGGTCACCTTCGACCCGAAGACGCGCTCGACGAGATTGTGCGGTTCTTCGAGGCGCGGGTTTCCGCCTTGCGACGGAGCGGGGTCGCTGCCGACCGGCTCATCCTCGATCCGGGGATGGACCGGCGATTGGTCCATGGCGAAACGGCCGACCTTGCGCCGACCGGCTTCGGGCAACAGGTCCGCGAAGCCATGGACCAGCGCCGCGAGCATCATATCGAACAGCGCGACGCCACGCGCAACAGGGACGGCCGAATCTTCTACCGGCGCAATCTTCTCGCCACCCTGCGCGAGCGGGAAGTTGCGCGCGCCGGTGCGGAGATGGCCGAGGGCAAGGCGCTGCCGTTCCGCGCCGCCAAGGATGGTGAGAGTGTCAGCGGCAAGTTCACCGGGACTGTCCAGCTAACGAGCGGCAAGTTCGCCATCGTGGAAAAGAGCCACGAGTTCACCCTTGTCCCGTGGCGGCCGATCATCGACCGCCAGCTCGGCCGCGAGGTCGCGGGTATCATGCAGGGCGGTTCGGTGTCGTGGCAGTTAGGGCGGCAGCGGGGGTTGGGGCTATAG
- the intI1 gene encoding class 1 integron integrase IntI1, translating into MKTATAPLPPLRSVKVLDQLRERIRYLHYSLPTEQAYVHWVRAFIRFHGVRHPATLGSSEVEAFLSWLANERKVSVSTHRQALAALLFFYGKVLCTDLPWLQEIGRPRPSRRLPVVLTPDEVVRILGFLEGEHRLFAQLLYGTGMRISEGLQLRVKDLDFDHGTIIVREGKGSKDRALMLPESLAPSLREQLSRARAWWLKDQAEGRSGVALPDALERKYPRAGHSWPWFWVFAQHTHSTDPRSGVVRRHHMYDQTFQRAFKRAVEQAGITKPATPHTLRHSFATALLRSGYDIRTVQDLLGHSDVSTTMIYTHVLKVGGAGVRSPLDALPPLTSER; encoded by the coding sequence ATGAAAACCGCCACTGCGCCGTTACCACCGCTGCGTTCGGTCAAGGTTCTGGACCAGTTGCGTGAGCGCATACGCTACTTGCATTACAGCTTACCAACCGAACAGGCTTATGTCCACTGGGTTCGTGCCTTCATCCGTTTCCACGGTGTGCGTCACCCGGCAACCTTGGGCAGCAGCGAAGTCGAGGCATTTCTGTCCTGGCTGGCGAACGAGCGCAAGGTTTCGGTCTCCACGCATCGTCAGGCATTGGCGGCCTTGCTGTTCTTCTACGGCAAGGTGCTGTGCACGGATCTGCCCTGGCTTCAGGAGATCGGAAGACCTCGGCCGTCGCGGCGCTTGCCGGTGGTGCTGACCCCGGATGAAGTGGTTCGCATCCTCGGTTTTCTGGAAGGCGAGCATCGTTTGTTCGCCCAGCTTCTGTATGGAACGGGCATGCGGATCAGTGAGGGTTTGCAACTGCGGGTCAAGGATCTGGATTTCGATCACGGCACGATCATCGTGCGGGAGGGCAAGGGCTCCAAGGATCGGGCCTTGATGTTACCCGAGAGCTTGGCACCCAGCCTGCGCGAGCAGCTGTCGCGTGCACGGGCATGGTGGCTGAAGGACCAGGCCGAGGGCCGCAGCGGCGTTGCGCTTCCCGACGCCCTTGAGCGGAAGTATCCGCGCGCCGGGCATTCCTGGCCGTGGTTCTGGGTTTTTGCGCAGCACACGCATTCGACCGATCCACGGAGCGGTGTCGTGCGTCGCCATCACATGTATGACCAGACCTTTCAGCGCGCCTTCAAACGTGCCGTAGAACAAGCAGGCATCACGAAGCCCGCCACACCGCACACCCTCCGCCACTCGTTCGCGACGGCCTTGCTCCGCAGCGGTTACGACATTCGAACCGTGCAGGATCTGCTCGGCCATTCCGACGTCTCTACGACGATGATTTACACGCATGTGCTGAAAGTTGGCGGTGCCGGAGTGCGCTCACCGCTTGATGCGCTGCCGCCCCTCACTAGTGAGAGGTAG
- a CDS encoding nucleotidyltransferase family protein: protein MRPSVVLDMKRSAVREAVGRFRAANPRVFGSVLHGTDRDGSDLDLLVDALPGATLLDLGDLEEELKSLLGVDVDLLTPGDLPPKFRAKVLAEAQPI from the coding sequence ATGCGACCGTCTGTTGTGCTTGACATGAAGCGAAGCGCAGTGCGTGAAGCGGTAGGCCGCTTTCGCGCCGCGAACCCGCGCGTCTTCGGCTCGGTGCTGCATGGCACCGACCGGGATGGCAGCGACCTCGACCTGTTGGTCGATGCGCTGCCCGGTGCCACGTTGTTGGACTTGGGCGATTTGGAAGAAGAACTGAAATCGCTGCTCGGCGTTGACGTCGATCTGCTGACTCCCGGCGACCTGCCGCCGAAGTTCCGGGCCAAGGTGCTCGCGGAGGCGCAACCGATATGA
- a CDS encoding DUF86 domain-containing protein, with the protein MSENRLPDYLDHIQQAATDARSFVEGMAKDDFLADKRTQQAVIMSLIVIGEAATKVMDGYVEFTQAHADVPWRSMRNMRNRMAHGYFDINLDVVWETVQEWLPALLQQLPAVRQDADDEDRNDKGMEP; encoded by the coding sequence ATGAGCGAGAACCGCCTGCCCGATTACCTCGACCACATTCAGCAGGCCGCAACCGATGCGCGCAGCTTCGTGGAAGGGATGGCCAAGGACGACTTCTTGGCCGACAAGCGCACCCAGCAGGCCGTCATCATGAGCCTGATCGTCATCGGCGAGGCGGCCACAAAGGTGATGGATGGCTACGTCGAGTTCACCCAGGCGCATGCCGACGTGCCGTGGCGCAGCATGCGCAATATGCGTAATCGCATGGCTCACGGCTATTTCGACATCAACCTCGATGTGGTGTGGGAGACGGTACAGGAATGGCTGCCGGCGTTGCTCCAGCAATTGCCCGCCGTGCGTCAGGATGCCGACGATGAAGACCGTAACGACAAAGGCATGGAGCCATGA
- a CDS encoding cupin domain-containing protein, whose amino-acid sequence MTVESRIFSVAEYVQPSEGEPIRSVVLETRDSIIVVWHVHPGQEIAAHIHPHGQDTWTVLSGMADYFQGNGIVRALREGEIAVARPGQVHGARNTGTEPFVFVSVVASANAGFVLAER is encoded by the coding sequence ATGACTGTTGAATCGAGAATATTTTCTGTAGCCGAGTATGTTCAGCCGTCCGAAGGCGAGCCTATTCGTTCCGTTGTGCTTGAAACCCGAGACTCAATTATCGTGGTTTGGCATGTCCATCCCGGGCAGGAAATTGCGGCTCACATTCATCCTCACGGCCAAGACACGTGGACTGTTTTGTCGGGAATGGCTGATTACTTTCAGGGCAATGGGATTGTTCGTGCCCTCAGGGAAGGTGAGATAGCCGTGGCAAGACCGGGCCAAGTGCACGGGGCGCGAAATACAGGTACCGAGCCATTTGTGTTCGTCTCGGTTGTGGCATCAGCCAATGCCGGTTTCGTATTGGCTGAGCGATAG
- a CDS encoding recombinase family protein translates to MLIGYARVSTQDQNLELQREALSKAGCKKVFEDKVSGTRADRPGLAKTLEMLREGDTLVVWKLDRLGRSVKQLVDLVGDLHKHGVQFRSLTDSIDTGTPSGRFFFHVMASLAEMERELTVERTRAGLEVAKQLGRKGGRKPKMTDSKIESAKKLLASGVPPKDVAKNLGVSIPTLYRWVPASTHA, encoded by the coding sequence ATGTTGATTGGCTATGCGCGCGTCTCGACGCAGGATCAGAACCTGGAGCTGCAACGCGAAGCCTTGAGCAAGGCCGGATGTAAAAAGGTCTTCGAGGACAAGGTGAGTGGCACGCGGGCAGACCGGCCTGGCTTGGCCAAGACGCTCGAAATGCTGCGCGAAGGCGATACTTTGGTCGTCTGGAAGCTCGACCGGCTGGGCCGGTCGGTCAAGCAACTGGTCGATCTGGTCGGCGATCTGCACAAGCACGGTGTCCAGTTCAGGAGCCTCACCGACTCCATCGACACCGGCACACCATCCGGGCGGTTCTTCTTCCACGTCATGGCGAGCCTTGCCGAAATGGAGCGCGAGCTGACCGTCGAGCGCACCCGCGCCGGGCTGGAAGTCGCCAAGCAGCTCGGCCGCAAAGGCGGCCGCAAGCCGAAGATGACCGACAGCAAGATCGAGTCGGCCAAGAAGCTGCTGGCCAGCGGGGTGCCGCCCAAGGACGTGGCCAAGAACCTCGGCGTGTCCATTCCGACGCTGTACCGCTGGGTGCCAGCCTCCACGCACGCTTAG
- a CDS encoding DNA-binding transcriptional regulator, which yields MTAFQESFQAEVARLVRKQVKDDQAALKQSDRKQREEVSALKQEVKSLSTQVRSLTKQLAKLEALVQSQQPEKEPRAPRSSAGFVFNHEALIAKRHELGLTQAQMAQLLGVSNLTAYKWETGAVHPRDSKLGRLQEVLKMGPRQAQKALSAAQE from the coding sequence ATGACGGCATTTCAGGAATCTTTCCAGGCAGAGGTCGCGCGCCTGGTACGCAAACAGGTAAAGGACGATCAGGCTGCGCTCAAGCAATCAGACCGCAAGCAGCGCGAAGAAGTCTCAGCCCTCAAGCAAGAAGTGAAGTCTCTGAGCACTCAGGTGCGCTCGCTGACCAAGCAGTTGGCCAAGCTGGAGGCATTGGTTCAAAGCCAGCAGCCCGAGAAGGAACCCCGCGCTCCTCGGTCTTCAGCCGGGTTCGTTTTCAACCACGAAGCCCTGATTGCCAAGCGCCACGAGCTGGGGCTCACCCAGGCTCAGATGGCTCAGCTGCTAGGGGTGTCGAACCTGACTGCCTACAAGTGGGAAACAGGCGCTGTACATCCCCGCGATTCGAAGCTTGGGCGGTTACAAGAGGTTCTAAAGATGGGCCCACGGCAAGCCCAGAAGGCGCTCAGCGCCGCTCAAGAATGA
- a CDS encoding HU family DNA-binding protein, with amino-acid sequence MNRAELVEILASKNDLSKSAANGVLETLIETIQTAVKKGDAVQLVGFGTFKSVKRAARTGKNPATGAALKIPATTVPKFVAGAKFKAVVDPKAAKRKAAK; translated from the coding sequence ATGAACCGTGCTGAACTCGTAGAAATCCTGGCTTCCAAAAACGATCTGTCCAAGAGCGCTGCCAACGGCGTGCTGGAGACGCTGATCGAGACCATTCAGACCGCCGTCAAAAAAGGCGATGCAGTCCAGCTGGTGGGTTTTGGAACCTTCAAGTCGGTCAAGCGCGCGGCCCGCACCGGCAAGAACCCAGCCACGGGTGCGGCCCTCAAGATTCCCGCCACCACCGTGCCCAAGTTCGTGGCCGGTGCCAAGTTCAAAGCCGTGGTGGACCCCAAGGCTGCCAAGCGCAAGGCAGCGAAGTAA